The Mycoplasmopsis equigenitalium genome contains a region encoding:
- a CDS encoding carbohydrate ABC transporter permease: protein MFERKLKIQEWLTKRKLNRNRDKTGQQVRESSAIYLVTVAFLKMFVLCFFGLIIFFPFAFMILVAIMPDLQANKLNAEFIIIPESVNFNNFTRAFDSSYWQSLLLTFLNVLISIVSKIFVVMLAGYAFSLKKWWGKEFLWGVFIALLVLPEVALMTGQYKVALLLEQNIPGVDFRKTFVGVLAIIALPFMASIFNALMYRNAFSSIPKRIKEVSTVDGASGATYLFKIAMPMVRPITLTIVILTALAAWNSYLWPALIAGGDYKIMSVWLFGVGRLELDGIDRIMQNVKMAGAIIAIFPMFLFYFIFRKRIMNAVSNQGSAIKG from the coding sequence ATGTTTGAAAGAAAATTAAAAATTCAAGAGTGATTAACAAAGCGCAAATTAAATAGAAATAGAGATAAAACCGGACAACAAGTACGCGAGTCATCGGCAATCTATTTGGTGACGGTTGCGTTTCTTAAAATGTTTGTTTTATGCTTTTTTGGTTTAATTATTTTTTTCCCCTTTGCTTTTATGATTTTAGTGGCAATTATGCCCGATTTACAAGCTAATAAATTAAATGCTGAGTTTATTATTATTCCCGAATCGGTAAATTTCAATAATTTTACTCGTGCTTTTGACTCGAGTTATTGACAATCATTATTATTAACATTCTTAAATGTTTTGATTTCGATTGTTTCAAAAATCTTTGTCGTTATGCTAGCGGGTTATGCCTTTTCACTTAAAAAATGATGAGGTAAAGAATTTCTTTGGGGTGTTTTTATTGCTTTACTTGTGCTACCAGAGGTAGCATTAATGACGGGTCAGTATAAAGTAGCGCTTTTACTAGAACAAAACATTCCTGGTGTTGATTTTAGAAAAACATTTGTCGGAGTTTTAGCAATTATTGCCTTACCATTTATGGCATCAATTTTTAACGCACTAATGTATCGTAATGCCTTTTCTTCAATCCCAAAACGAATTAAAGAAGTTTCAACGGTTGATGGGGCAAGTGGTGCAACCTACCTATTTAAAATTGCAATGCCAATGGTGCGGCCAATCACACTTACAATTGTGATTTTAACCGCCTTAGCAGCTTGAAACAGTTATCTTTGACCTGCTTTAATTGCTGGTGGTGATTATAAAATTATGTCAGTATGATTGTTTGGTGTTGGTCGTCTTGAACTTGATGGTATTGATCGAATTATGCAAAACGTGAAAATGGCTGGTGCAATTATCGCCATTTTCCCAATGTTCTTGTTCTACTTTATTTTTAGAAAAAGAATTATGAATGCTGTATCAAACCAAGGGAGTGCAATTAAGGGGTAA
- a CDS encoding carbohydrate ABC transporter permease: MKLKNSFLSTFTSNKLFHNLAVKKQATNKEEALAGSIVDKRTPIWKPITMLIPTFVILGLFTIMPLFFNLYYAFFKETYFSDGSKKVEFTFEAFVDLFTKEPTFAVGIRNSLMYALIILPLEIGISLVISSAISTLVRKRAKGFWQTVFFLPYITNIVAISLTFTQIFSTNGMFNSIIGRKVTWLESGDMYGFKPLLVMITQGIWSSLAFNILLLTTAMLSVDKNLYRSASIDGIGGTKQFFNITLPSIRGTTRFLITMSIISGIKVFPLALFNNDVAEATGNGASTLMLFVYGRTGIGDFRMAASSAISLFIIGVSFSIIVRGGFQAIIRATNNLGEYHVWKKIKNSRVINKAQIK, from the coding sequence ATGAAATTAAAAAATAGTTTTCTTTCCACTTTTACAAGTAATAAACTTTTTCATAATTTAGCTGTTAAAAAACAAGCAACAAACAAAGAAGAAGCGTTAGCTGGTTCAATTGTTGATAAAAGAACACCAATCTGGAAACCAATCACAATGTTGATTCCAACATTTGTTATTCTTGGTTTATTCACCATTATGCCGCTATTTTTCAACCTATATTATGCTTTCTTCAAGGAAACATATTTTAGCGATGGTTCAAAAAAAGTGGAATTTACATTTGAAGCATTTGTTGATTTATTTACTAAAGAGCCAACATTTGCTGTCGGAATTCGTAATTCATTAATGTATGCGTTGATTATCTTACCGTTAGAAATCGGAATTTCTCTTGTGATTTCATCAGCAATCTCGACACTAGTTAGAAAACGAGCAAAAGGATTTTGACAAACAGTTTTCTTTCTTCCTTATATTACAAACATTGTTGCTATATCGCTTACATTCACGCAAATCTTTAGTACAAATGGAATGTTCAATAGCATTATTGGTAGAAAAGTAACTTGATTAGAATCTGGTGATATGTATGGCTTCAAACCATTGTTAGTTATGATTACGCAAGGGATTTGATCGAGTTTGGCTTTTAACATTTTACTGTTAACAACAGCAATGTTATCGGTTGATAAAAACCTTTATCGCTCTGCTTCAATTGATGGAATTGGTGGAACAAAACAGTTTTTTAACATTACCCTTCCTTCAATTCGTGGCACGACAAGATTCTTAATTACAATGAGCATTATTAGTGGAATTAAGGTTTTCCCACTTGCATTATTTAACAATGATGTAGCCGAAGCAACAGGAAACGGTGCTTCAACATTAATGTTATTTGTGTATGGACGTACTGGTATTGGTGATTTTAGAATGGCAGCATCATCAGCAATTAGTTTATTTATTATTGGTGTTAGCTTTTCAATTATTGTCCGGGGCGGATTTCAAGCCATTATTAGAGCAACGAACAATTTAGGAGAATATCATGTTTGAAAGAAAATTAAAAATTCAAGAGTGATTAACAAAGCGCAAATTAAATAG
- a CDS encoding ATP-binding cassette domain-containing protein encodes MIWLNRLKNWIIKQVIRPNEEDNKELERINAKIEDNSQSNEQIPAIELKNVSIDFGETLAVDDVSFKIPQGKLVTLLGPSGSGKTTTLNAISGLLTITGGKVFFNGKDVTKLSPQRRKLGFVFQNYALYPHMSVYDNIAFPLKNDEDWQNNIRIKRQYAELKIAMIYLKHLGATKQELESLERLFTLYKKVGRITDIEYSNFISELKYDYETALTNYKISKVRFQTELGLNSKDSITKIEGFKNERKKLLNKLQEEWDVQVALGMQNSLATSSSALNSIDKSLLKCTKLTNEEIEQRLNLLTKLQKELSNFNYLNHNCTVNKKAVDLLYQVNITIQFYLHQKNQQEITEKYRELIKQKKQELNEKRSIYKEKSRNNVQKKRLKRNYKYLTMFAWKRHDDEFNLIATKYNLKNALKNKTLANVLTEEEKKTIEELVEKFVISVRKAIHKEVMEVAHRVEIERNLQKKPTKLSGGQQQRVAIARAIVKKPQILLMDEPLSNLDAKLRISTRQWIREIQQSLGITTVFVTHDQEEAMSISDIVVCMSMAQVQQIGAPMELYNRPANLFVAKFLGMPEMGILPGIYENGKLKILSNEFDNFEFSGLKENTPLLIGTRAEDYEVKKTKQKATLFGVVKAIENLGKESKLIVKMETKFGDYDLNFLVDNDLHYKINDEIFFSLPLNKLHIFEKDSGERVRYEIKK; translated from the coding sequence ATGATTTGACTAAATAGATTAAAAAACTGAATTATAAAGCAAGTAATTCGTCCCAATGAAGAAGATAACAAAGAGTTGGAAAGAATTAACGCTAAAATCGAAGACAATAGCCAAAGCAATGAACAAATTCCTGCTATTGAACTTAAAAATGTTTCGATTGATTTTGGTGAAACATTAGCAGTTGATGATGTAAGTTTTAAGATTCCGCAAGGTAAACTTGTAACACTGCTAGGACCTAGTGGTAGTGGTAAAACGACAACCCTTAATGCTATTTCAGGCTTGTTAACAATTACAGGTGGTAAGGTATTTTTCAATGGTAAGGATGTAACCAAACTTTCACCACAAAGAAGAAAGCTAGGTTTTGTTTTTCAAAACTACGCCCTTTATCCACATATGAGTGTTTACGATAATATTGCCTTTCCACTTAAAAATGATGAAGATTGACAAAATAATATTCGTATAAAAAGACAGTATGCAGAACTTAAAATTGCTATGATTTATCTAAAACATTTAGGTGCTACAAAACAAGAATTAGAATCGTTAGAAAGATTATTTACGCTATATAAAAAAGTTGGGCGAATAACTGATATTGAATATTCAAATTTCATCTCTGAACTTAAATATGATTACGAAACTGCTTTGACAAATTACAAAATTAGTAAAGTTCGTTTTCAAACCGAATTAGGTTTGAATTCGAAAGATAGTATTACTAAAATTGAAGGTTTTAAAAACGAACGTAAAAAGCTTTTAAATAAACTACAAGAAGAGTGAGATGTACAAGTTGCTTTAGGGATGCAAAATAGTTTAGCAACCTCAAGTTCAGCGTTAAACTCAATAGATAAATCACTTTTAAAATGTACGAAATTAACAAATGAAGAGATAGAACAACGTTTAAATTTGCTTACTAAATTACAAAAAGAATTAAGTAATTTTAATTATTTAAATCACAATTGCACTGTTAATAAAAAAGCGGTTGATTTATTGTACCAAGTTAATATCACAATTCAATTTTATCTTCATCAAAAAAACCAACAAGAAATCACTGAAAAATATCGTGAATTAATAAAACAGAAAAAACAAGAACTCAATGAAAAACGTTCAATTTACAAAGAAAAAAGCAGAAATAATGTTCAGAAAAAACGTCTTAAAAGAAACTATAAATATTTAACAATGTTTGCTTGAAAAAGACACGATGATGAATTCAATTTAATTGCCACAAAATATAATTTGAAAAACGCATTAAAAAACAAAACCCTAGCAAATGTATTAACTGAAGAAGAAAAGAAAACAATTGAAGAGTTAGTTGAGAAATTTGTTATTAGTGTTCGTAAGGCGATTCATAAAGAAGTTATGGAAGTTGCTCACAGAGTTGAGATTGAACGTAATTTACAAAAGAAACCAACCAAGTTATCAGGTGGTCAACAACAACGGGTAGCAATTGCGCGGGCAATTGTTAAAAAACCACAAATTTTATTAATGGACGAACCCCTTTCTAACCTTGATGCTAAATTAAGAATTTCAACTCGTCAATGAATTCGTGAAATTCAACAAAGCCTTGGTATTACAACTGTTTTTGTTACCCACGACCAAGAAGAGGCAATGTCGATTAGTGATATCGTTGTCTGTATGTCGATGGCGCAAGTGCAACAAATTGGGGCGCCAATGGAGTTATATAACAGACCTGCTAACTTATTTGTTGCAAAGTTTTTAGGAATGCCTGAAATGGGTATTTTACCTGGTATTTATGAAAATGGAAAACTTAAGATTTTAAGTAATGAATTTGATAATTTTGAATTTAGCGGATTAAAGGAAAATACACCCCTTCTAATCGGAACACGTGCTGAAGATTATGAAGTTAAAAAGACTAAACAAAAAGCGACTCTTTTTGGTGTGGTTAAGGCAATTGAAAATCTTGGTAAAGAAAGTAAACTAATTGTTAAAATGGAAACCAAGTTTGGTGACTATGATCTTAACTTTTTGGTTGATAATGATTTACATTACAAAATTAATGATGAAATTTTCTTTAGTTTACCATTAAACAAACTTCACATTTTTGAAAAAGATTCAGGAGAAAGGGTGCGCTATGAAATTAAAAAATAG
- a CDS encoding thermonuclease family protein, which translates to MKRKIWLLTPLPFTVAAVVSCATSNTSSNSEFLGAFTPKYDVENESEGIVEFTNEQKSMIDAEMNEIISLDKLNLQFHSPLSINSVYLDLHDLVNRFYLVKVNDVKYMIELSQLPVKDDLPRDVALDDTINQFNNKRSLIFKFHTLDKKVVINYTYRLETDIQMKFTLRPKQLNPSLSLDDPNIQKINVDWVNINNWFEGEIVRWKDGDTAEVKVLSIQPGVSDINVGETYTIRLAGIDTPEKGVGSGADYKKSPKWEHQFAELATKFAVNTLPSKTVVRLFLDGKGVDKFNRIPADIFFGKDFNISYNTEIVRNGWCLPFSGGNKSENTIKGTLKYYTFFEMAKAMKFAKENRLGLFQDFANEKTIATKVYLTRSNTGYHTFMEEDEDLIYKYKDKMYPN; encoded by the coding sequence ATGAAAAGAAAAATATGATTATTAACTCCATTACCATTTACAGTTGCTGCAGTTGTTAGTTGTGCTACATCAAATACTTCAAGCAACAGTGAATTTTTAGGCGCATTTACACCAAAGTATGATGTAGAAAATGAAAGCGAAGGAATTGTTGAATTTACAAATGAGCAAAAAAGTATGATTGATGCCGAAATGAATGAGATCATTTCGCTTGATAAACTTAATTTACAATTTCACTCACCCCTTTCAATTAATTCGGTTTATTTAGATTTGCACGATCTTGTTAATCGTTTTTACTTAGTAAAAGTAAACGATGTTAAGTATATGATCGAGCTTTCACAGTTGCCAGTTAAGGATGACTTGCCTAGAGATGTTGCACTTGATGATACAATAAATCAATTTAATAATAAGCGTAGTTTGATTTTCAAGTTTCACACACTAGATAAAAAAGTAGTTATTAATTACACATATCGGTTAGAAACCGATATTCAAATGAAATTTACATTGCGACCAAAACAACTTAATCCTTCTTTATCGCTTGATGATCCCAATATTCAAAAGATTAATGTTGATTGAGTAAATATCAATAACTGATTTGAAGGTGAAATTGTTAGATGAAAAGATGGAGACACGGCCGAAGTTAAAGTTTTAAGTATACAGCCAGGTGTGAGTGATATTAATGTTGGCGAAACTTATACAATTCGTTTAGCAGGAATTGACACACCAGAAAAAGGTGTTGGTTCCGGTGCTGATTATAAAAAATCACCTAAATGAGAACATCAATTTGCTGAGTTAGCAACCAAATTTGCCGTGAATACTTTACCTTCGAAAACTGTTGTTCGACTTTTCCTTGATGGTAAAGGTGTTGATAAATTTAATCGTATCCCTGCTGACATTTTCTTTGGTAAAGATTTTAATATTTCATATAACACTGAAATTGTTAGAAATGGTTGATGTTTACCATTTAGTGGTGGTAACAAGTCTGAAAATACAATTAAAGGAACTTTGAAATATTACACATTTTTTGAAATGGCTAAGGCAATGAAATTTGCAAAAGAAAATCGCTTAGGTCTATTTCAAGATTTTGCTAATGAAAAAACGATCGCAACCAAAGTATATTTAACTAGAAGTAATACTGGTTACCATACTTTTATGGAAGAAGACGAAGACTTAATTTATAAATATAAAGATAAGATGTATCCAAACTAG